The window TTCAGCAACTCCATTTAAAACATGGTTTGAgatcttttaaaatattaaattttatttatatatgatatgagttttgaatgatattcataaaattcaaataatattttattaaaactatttattttttaaaaatatcttgtattttttataattttcatcTCCATATTTTGTTTTACATTTTTTGTCCATttgtacaaattttattttatttttttatttttattaatcataagACATAAATTTTCAAGAATTCATATTATAACAAGAGAAATTAATTTAATACAAATATtagaaatataataataattatataaatatgttGTAAAGGGTGTTCTTACCCAAATATAGATGATTAAAAGAGATAAATGTTATATAAGTTAAACAAATCATTGTTATTTTACAAAATTATGTttgtaattaatttttttttcaaacgcTCAAACTTTAACTTGTATTAGTTTTAAACTTTTGTTTCCAAACACACTTGACCTTTATTTCTCATCCACTTTTTTATAATATGTAAAAGAATCACGTTAAAATAAGTAGAAACTCTTCCAATCACTCCTTCATTATTGAATAGCTGACTAGAAAAGCAACGAAAACCATATTTTTTTACAcagatgttttttttttaaaaaaaaaaacttaaatataTGGGAGATCGCGGCATAATGATTGGTTTGGAATGGAGATGATGGTCAAGGATAATCAAGTAACGTGACCATTCTGCTAAAAAAACAACAACCAATAATCTAAGTGGAACACAGTTGCTTTTGAGGCATACAAAATACACATTTCCTGTCTCTGAAATGAATTAAGACTGCAAACTAAAAGTAATTACAAAGAAACAAGTTACAAAAATGGTAAAACACTAAAGAATGGTACATATAACAATAAAACTATAATCACACTTATTATTATATGCTTGTAAGGATCCTCAAAATGTGCTGAATTAGCTTCACCAAGTTGTCCCGCATTGACAAATTCGGTTTTATCTGTACTACTGGTGGATACGTTTACAGACGACAAACCTATTACAAGATACGATGCAGTTAGGTTCGCAGATTCTGGCGATTGATCGAAGTTTGAGATTTAGAAACATGGTGTCATGAAACTTACAGTCATAATTAGCCCATCCGATCCTCTGACCGGCTAAATCATATACAACGACCTTATCTTTTAGGACAAGATCTGCCATTGATACAAATCTGTATTAGTTCTCATTTCAATGAATAGCtgagaaaatgagagaaaaacaaGGATTATAAATATTCACATATATATCTCAATCCTAAGATAGGAGGTCTCTTAAAGACCAGGAAAATGTGAGTCAAGATTTAGCTGAACTAACTGTGAGAGTGAAAAGAAGAACTCATGCAAAATTGTACCAGAAAACAAACATCACTGAACACGCTCGAGTGAGATTTCATAATATTGTGGACAAACAAGTTTAAGTTCCAAGCCAGTCAAAATCGATTGCGAGACTGGAAAAAGGAGGGTTGAGATATTTctcaaaatgatgaaataaaacAGATCTTTTTacttctttctttcttacacACATTCCCTCGAAAACCGggtaatatcatattttcattggTGCTCGagactacaaaaaaaaaaaatatatattccaAATACACCAGATTCCCGACTTAAAATTTATGAGCACAATAAGTCGTAACACCTAACTAGTAAGTAGTAACATATGAGAGCTAAAGAAACAGTGTAATATACACTTCATACCTCCTAAAATTGTAATTCCTTGACCCTGAAACTTCTGAATGCCAATGCACCACATGGCTGCACCAGCCTACACAGACAAACACGACACATTCCATGTTACATTTTGCTTCCTGACATATCTTCTCTTACATTAAAGAAAGGGTGTAATTTTCAAAAACGCAAAATGCCTGATGAGCTTACAGTAACTCAAGATTTCAAGATTCATGTAAGTGATTTTATCTTTCGTTAAATCGCCAAAATGTTACTTGAATAAGTCTAAACTCTGTAAGGACAACTAATATTCGCACAGCCGCAAACATGGTTGAGATATGTCAAAATTCCAGGAGTTCCAAATGATACGATTTGTAGACTTACGATAGAATCCTGCTTCAAAAGGTAGTCTGGAGGGTTTAGTATCATTGATGCACCACCAGCAAAGTTAAAACTAACTGTAGGGAAGATTTCCGAGACACTATAGAAAGGAATGTATATACAAGAATAAGCAATGGCAACTAACACAAAAGATATGTGACGATGACGAGGTTGAAAGAAAAACCTGGAGACAGCTAAATAGCACTGGTTTCCCTTTGAAAGAATAGGACGAACAGACTGTGAAACATATTGCGTAATCTGTAAAAGATAAGAGATGCTGTATTCTGAGTATCATGTGATGTAAATTATTACATAAACATTCTTGAAAATGACAAATTCAAGGTTCGTGATATGTGAATACCTAGTAGTATTCATTTCATAAACAAACAGAAATAACATACAGCGGCAATAAAAGGATCATATGCCTCTTGTGCAAGGTAGGTCAATGTTGTTCCTGAGTCGACTATGGTTCCTCGGTTTTCGGATGTTGCAAATACGGACGGATTAATAGATAATGTCTGCCCATTTACAGCAATGCTTTGTAGATTTACGTTGTAATGTGGCCTGAGAATTTTAACATGGAAACAGTACTTCAAAATGCAGCGAGAAGGTGGCACATCTAACTTAATAAATTGATGAAAAGTCGATGACATAATGCATTAGTGAACATTTATCAGAATTTTTATGCTCAATTCACTTTAAATCACCCCTTTAACGTAGAGATCTATTTTCTGTCGGAACTTAAACTGACTACATTTGAAGGCGTTGACCATGGAATAAAGGATTTATGGTGTCAAATATGAATCCTAATAATCTGATGTTCATCAAATCTAACAATACGaatgaagaaaactgatcaATCACATCATTCTCCATGAATGACAACGAGTAGAACTATGAGATCACTCCTTTCATTCTCAGGTGATGGTGGGATCCACTGTTCAAGCCTTTTTCCTGTTTTTCCCAGGGGTCTGGAGAAATTTGCAATCCGTGGGATTTCCCTAATCCTCCCTTCCCAAAAGGAAGAGTCGACAAGCTTTTGTGAGAAATCAAATATAAAATCCTGGGATCATACATCACATTacatataattttattgagatttactGAATGGCTTCCTCTAACATGTTTGTCTAAATGTTTATTTCTATATGGATTTTTCTGGTAGACCTTGTCAAAATGAACTCGTAAATCCGGTGCATTTTCCTGTTTCTTctcaccacattctcaacatttaaaatttaacAGTTAAAGTAGGAATAATATACTAACTGTGACGGAACAAGAGGAGTGTAAACGAGATTAGGGTCCACGATCTGACCGAGCACCAATATACCGCCCCCACCATTTCCTCCTTTCAAGCAATGGGAAAACGAATTTGGGGTAACTCCCTTTGAAGAAAGTTGTGAAACTATAGATAAACCATTCCTTCCAAATCCAAATATTCCATCGACTGCCCTATCCGGCTTCGTTAGATCCCCAGTCTGTGATGTGCTACACCTAttcaaaaaacaataaaaatcaacgcaactTAGTCAACCAAAATATAAAACTATGCAGGGATTGTGTTATCTGAAACAACCCCGCGGGTCCAACTGCTTTTGGTAATATTGGTGAAATTAACGTAATTATACTATGTCATGCACAATTTTGGTAATATCCATGTAATTATACTATGCTATATACGTAAGGCATCTCTTGTAATAGTATCAGAACTTTCATTAGAATAAAATAGGATTCTCCATTTGGCAGTAGTTTTTCTTCTGATTTTATAATGGTTTTCCACTTAAATATGTGTGTCTCCGTTTGTTTGTTTTACCTTTCAACACTTTTGTTTGATGTTCCGAACAGAATATAATAGCGTCTATCAACAAGATCTCACCCAAAAACAACAAGAGCTGAAGCATTTGAAGTCAAAGAATTCCCGACTACCGTGTCTAAATACATAGAATCTTGTATAAAATATCCCGACGTCCCACTACCATCACCGTACTGAAACTTGTATCCGCAGCGATTCTGATCCAAACACAAAGAATCAGAAGATTGTGCTCCCAAAGTACACCTTTGGTCCGAGCATGAGATCGGCTTCGCGGTTGATGAGCTGGAAGGATCGAAAAACTCGAGCTGAATCTGTTGATAAGCACTTAATATCAGTGAAATTACATCCTCCGGACTATGCTTCCACAGTAACACAAACAAACATAGTAAAGTTCAAGAAAAACTAAATTGATAAAGAATTTCAAAGCAAAGGAGAATCTTTACCGGGAGTCCACTCGATGTGGGGCAACCAGTACAGGGCTTGCAACTGACCCATAACACATCACTCCCAGTGTCTATCTGCACATAGAATTCTTTAGGAGGATTCCCCAACTTAACTTTAGTAAAGTATAACCTACAAAAAAGAAAGATTCACCGTCCCAATATTGAAGATTAATATTAACAGACAAGAATCTGATAGGGCTACTTCAAGAAATGTATGAATCATTTCAAATCAGAATAAAGTTGGCAcaaaaatcaaatcttttttTGAACATTATCATTCACTAAATCATTAACCTCAAATACACTATACTATATCATCTTATACAGAAATGAAGAAAAGATAAAACCTTAAATTTTAAAAGAACAAGGATTAAAACCCATAAATCCATGAACAGTGCAAACATCAACGACAACAAAATTTAAGcaattctttttctttttctgtttTTCAAGCTATTATGCACAATTACAAAGTTTGACCAACTATCCCTGCAAATACTCGTGTACACACATcttcaaaagaaagaaaaaaaatgagaaTCTAGGTACATACCCAACAAGAAAAGGATCGTAGGTTCCTCCAACATGAAAATCAACGACAACTAGAGATTGTTGCTGCAAGAATCTGCCATGTCTGATTCGATCACTGTCTCTGAGTTGACCCAGCTCAATCCCTCTGTGGCTCGCCCTCTCCAGGGTCAACTTCACGCTATTCCATTCACCACCAACCGCCGTTACCGCCACAAAAATGGACACAGCCACCGCCACAAAAATCCTTTCCGCCGACATTTCCTGCAAACCCTTCTCTTTATTCCCTTTGTCAAATCAATACAACGGCTGTAAATCCatttatacaaatatatatttagTGAAAATGCTGTAAGAAAACAGGAGGAGTGTGAGCTAGCGTATATATACGTGGGTGTGCCTCTGTGTGTATATACCATATGTTGGCATTCTTCCAAAGCAAAAAAAGTTAGTGCGCATGTATATACATAGATAcatatgtgtatgtgtgtgtgtgtgtgtgtttatacTATATATTTCACAAATTTGTGAGTGTATTCTTGTGTGGTTGTGTGTGAAATGTGAATTTAGACAGATGAACGAGGAGCTGGACAGCACGGCCTACCGAACTTAGCTGTCTGCTGAGTAAGTTCGGTAATTGAAGGCAATTTTTTAGAataagataaataaataatacaaactcaaaaataaataatatttatttgaaaaaaaaagacatttttaatcataaactTATATCGTTTGACTCGTAGAATAAACgggttatatatatatctaaatCCATTTTATTGAACAACCCCTAACTTAAGTCTGAGAACAAAAATATGAAAGAATAGCATAGTAATCTAGGAGCAGTACTAAAATATTAACAATTCTAATATACCAAAAATCCTAAGAGAAGTTCATACAAGAATTTGACCTTATTTTTCAAATAACAAAGTTAATCCGTTAGATTATGAAACCTATGTGGAGAGTCTAGCCAGGGACAATCGAGGCGAGTCGAATCaaactcttgaatgtttgaaCTTAGACTCATTTATAATTGAAATAAGCTCGagttttatttaacgaatatattcATAGGTTATGAACTTATTCAAGATTTTATCGaacttaataaatataaattatatatttaaatcttcattaaatttattaaaaaagtaaattatataattagaaaaaaaaatttaacattcttattaaaatacataaatttaatagatttttctacATCTTTAACAAGTAATgtacaaaatcaataaatcaaatatcaaaactattatttttaaatctaaGAGATGACTCATGAACTTATCAATGAATATGTTTACAAGTTAACGAGCAAAATATTGTAAATTTTGAACTTTGTTCATTTAACTTAACAccctcattaaacgagctcaaacgaACTTTAATTTAATCGAGTTTCAAATAACTCATAAACAATCTGATTCATTTACAAGAGAGTCCATGACCTAGGTTGAAATACCTGCGAGCAAATATATAGATAAGcctaataatataaaaatgaattccatggagttattaaaagtccataggaaaatttgaatacctgtaaacttttatagagtttataaaaaTCAATGTTGAATatcacttgactttttaaaactccatgaaagtctattttgaataccacaagacttctatagagtatacaaaagtcttgattgaataactctatatttttaaaatctacaaaaataattaaaagtcaataaattctAAGATGAATACACCCTTAAGAATTTGAACAGATGGTATCGATTTTGTTTTGCAAACCTTAACAACACTCAGAAATTCGTTTTTGGCCTTTGAAATGGAGTCAAGGCTGTTCTCAGACACTCTGCACCTGTTCCCATCCTTCTCCAAACCCCAGCTCCTCCCAACCCCCATTACTGGAAACCCTAATTTACCTATCTATTCAATCCACCGCCGTTCCTTCTCGCCAGTCGCCGCCGTGAAGATGGATTCCAAGGAAGCCAAGCTCTGGGGAGGGCGATTTGAGGGCAGCGTCACCGACGCTGTAGAGAAATTCACGGAGTCAATATCCTTCGATAAAGACCTTTACAAGCATGACATTATGGGCAGCCGCGCTCACGCGTCAATGCTTGCTCGTCAGGTTCTTTTTCATCTTCATTAACTGCAAATGAATGTATTAGTGTATTACAGTTGCTTCCTGTCGAGTACCACTTCaaaatcgatttttttttttgttttactgTAACACGATTATTTTGTACAAATGTTGCTTTGGTTGTCTTATTGTATGATGTCGTTGCAGGGATTAATTACGGAAGACGACAAGAACTGCATTTTGAAAGGTCTTGTTGAGATTGAGGGACAGATTGAGAGAGGAGAGTTTGTGTGGAGGACGGACAGAGAGGATGTCCACATGAACATCGAAGCTGCGCTTACTGATTTGGTCGGGGAACCTGCAAAGAAGCTTCACACTGCTCGCAGTAGAAATGATCAAGTTTGCACTGACTTTCGCCTCTGGTGTCGTGATGCGATTGATAATGTTGTTATGCGTGTTAAGCGCCTTCAGGTTGGGTGACTTTTTGGCTCATTTTACTATATCACAACTGCATCAACTTTAATGAGATTCCCATTGATAGTGCTCTGTTGAGAATTCAAACTAAAACTGTCTTATTAAGGCACGCCATTTAGAATCAAATCTGTTATTCACCTAAATGATTTGTGCTACACCAGTATTTAGTACAGCTTACTTTTCCTGACGGAAGTTTTAGTTGACATTGCTGTTGCAGTTTTTTTTAAAGACCAGTTGTTAATTTTGGCGTATCATTTAAACAGTTGTAGCATGTGATTACTCATCAGGGATCACCTGTCAATGTTTGTTTAGTTTTTATTAATCTGGCATGCCTACAGTGTAATCAATTTTCACTCCTCTCTCTCGGATACATTTCTGTAAAATCTTCAGGTTGCGCTGGTGAAGCTAGCTCTGAAAAACGAGGGATTGATAGTTCCTGGTTATACTCATTTGCAACGGGCACAACCTGTTTTACTGCAACACCTTCTTCTCGCATATGTCGAGCAGGTTAGTTGCTTCATTTGTGGAGAACTCGGCCATTCTATCATTTCAAACATCATTGTTCCTGAAAAACTTCCTTtctatttcattattttttatttcacttCGAGgttaacttttatttttaactTGTACATGTTGgcctttttttaattttgttctTACCCCAGGACAATTTTTTAGTTAGAATTCAATTTTGACTGTTTATGAGTATGTATATGTCGCCTGGGAATATTGGTTATAATTAATAGATTGTGGGACAAATGAAATTCTTTTGTAAACTAGCCAAGTTTTCATGCCTCGGGTGTTTGGTTCCATTTTCCTATTGTTCTCGCATTCCTGGATATTTCCTACCTTTGTGCTCTGTGCATATTTCCATAAGTTTGCCTCTTTATTTCATAAGTATGTAGTTTTTTTTGTGGCTGAGAGGATAGTAGATATATTTATCTGTAATATATGCTCTAATCTCATGCTCAACTGACATGATGCTAATCATTTGTGAAACAATTATGTTGCAGCTTGAACGAGACGTAGGCCGTTTGCTGGATTGTCGAGAGAGAATGAATTTCTGTCCCCTGGGTGCATGTGCATTAGCTGGTACTGGCTTGCCCATTGATAGATTTATGACTTCTGAGGCTCTGGGTTTCATTGCCCCCTTGAGAAACAGGTATGGGCCATATCTCATGGGTGCTTATTAAATATACATTCAGGTCATGTCCCTGTACAGGATGTCTTGAGTGCCTGTACATGCTCCATATTTGTGATTTCATTCTTTGCTAGGTTTTGAGAAGCCAGGTTTAGTTCAAAGTTCAAACTAATTGAGATGCCTTATTGGTACTGAAATGGCCTTCTAAAGCTGCCATGTGCAATTACACAAAATATTGGCTTTATAAAATAAGTAATAAGTTAAAAATTCTTCGGCTAATGTTACCAGTTTGAGAGATGCTATAGAATCTACTTCTCCCTGATTGTTTGGGGTGTAAACCTTTTGTTTTCATTGATTGggtcaaaaatattttccagAATTTCTCGTGAGCTATGATCAAGAGCTCAATTTTCTCACGTGAACAACATATCAGTCATAATTTGTGAAAATAAATTGTATGTATAAGTTATGATGTAATCTTCCCTTCATCCCTTTTGAAAGTCATTTTAAATATACCTGTGATTTGTTTGTTGAGCTATGGTTAGTCAACTTGGCTAAACTTTCTTAGTTGGTGAACAAAGATAATCTATCTTCATTGGTACATCTATGGTTCAAAGGTAAAATGATCCAAAGCCAAACTCATGGAGCGAAAAGAATTGCCTTCAGGCAGTTGTTCCAATGTAGTGAATACCCTTCTCCGGTTCTTTTACTTCTTTTGGCTCCATTTCAAATCAGTACAATTTACGGAAAGTCTGTGAGCCAACTAATCATTTACTCACTTGCATTGGCCAATTTGATCCATGGTTAGTATGTAGTGTATTCCAATTTGTACCTTTTCTTATCCTAGCGAGCCCAAACTTTTTGTTTGTGATTATTTCCATTGATGCAATTTAAGTTTTAACATTTTGTTTTGGAGTTCCATTTATGTCCTTGTATGACCCCCTTAAGTATTTGGGTTTCCAAAATTATTGGTGACATTTTCATATTAAATAGCATCGATGCAGTTTCAGATCGAGATTTTGTTATGGAGTTCCTTTCTGCCAATTCTATCACAGCCACCCATCTGTCTCGGCTTGGTGAAGAATGGGTATTGTGGGCATCAGAAGAATTTGGTTTTCTTACTCCTAGTGACTCAGTTTCAACTGGAAGTAGTATAATGCCTCAGAAGAAGAACCCTGACCCAATGGAACTCGTCCGAGGAAAATCTGCCAGAGTTATAGGAGACCTGGTTTCACTTCTTGTGTTGTGCAAGGGTCTTCCTCATGCATACAACCGGGATTTACAGGTTAGAAATCTAACAACTCAATTACCCAAAATGAAGTATTACTCGTCCAGCTCGACTGCTTTCTCGAATCTCAGCTTGTCACCTCTTTCGAATTACAATCTCTCTCTTGAACATCAATGTTAACTGTTTCTCATGTCGTTGGTTTCTTTAATGTCATTTTTCCATCatcatgtttttttaaaaataaatttcaaatggTTTCTAGTACCGCTTCATTACTGGTGATTAGAAGTCTGACGTgctatttcaatttatttttatttttattataatccTGTGAGGAATTTTTTTTGGAGAACGACCCACCCTCTCAAAactaattattaaatataagaCATTCTCAAAACAATTCTGTATATACACTTTTTCTTGAGGAAGTTCATGaattggaaaaaaaatcaaatcataaagtTGAACTTTTAACTATGCCGATCCTATAATTTTAGAGACAGCCTAAATGTTTATTCTTTAAACCAGGAAGACAAAGAACCTGTATTTGACAGTGTCAAAGCCATAGTGGGAATGCTTGAAGTGTCGGCAGAGTTTGCGCAGAACATCACCTTTAATCATGAGAGAATTCGGAAAGCTTTACCTGCTGGTCATCTTGATGCCACAACACTTGCAGACTACCTTGTCAAAAAGGTACGTGACACATCATTTGATTTGATCCTTGCTGAATATCGTCAATCGTCATTAATATCCAACATTGATGAAATTGTCACATTGGTCGAGGATACAAGGAAAAAGCTATATTTTGGAGCTGGAAACTAATGTATTCTATGATTTCAGCAACCTGAAAACTTGAAAACGTCTGGTGGATAGGAATGCTACTCATGATTTGTTGATCAAAATGACCAAAACTTGCTCATCTCGTCGTCTATTTTATTGTTGtgatctaacatttactttatagGAGGTCGTGCACCGGATGAATTTTTGGTACCTTCAGTAAGCCTGATATTTGAAATCCATTTTAACAATAATATCAACCAAGCAGGGAATACCTTTCCGAACTTCTCATGATATAGTTGGAAGGTCCGTCGCCTGGTGTGTTTCGAGAAATTGCCAGCTTTCGGACATGAGTCTCGATGAGCTAAGAAGCATAAGCCCATCATTTGATGAGGATGTCTACGATTTTCTCGGTGTCGAAAATGCAATAAAAAATTTCAGTTCTTATGGTTCCACTGGCTCAGAATGTGTGTCTATTCAACTCACATATTGGGTCGACAAACTCAGCATGAGCAACAAAGAGAAGTAGTGTTTGCCCACAAGGAAAAAGAATCAAGAACTTGATTGTGTCGCAGGTGGATGCCGGAAGGTAATTTTGCAACAGGTGGTTGTAAAATTGTCTGATGAGAATAGTATACATTCTGGAGCTTTATTTATGCTATTGttggaaattttatttttatattttgacTATTAATATATGGTAGTATTAATGTTTCCACTACT is drawn from Primulina eburnea isolate SZY01 chromosome 10, ASM2296580v1, whole genome shotgun sequence and contains these coding sequences:
- the LOC140842401 gene encoding aspartic proteinase 36-like isoform X1 encodes the protein MSAERIFVAVAVSIFVAVTAVGGEWNSVKLTLERASHRGIELGQLRDSDRIRHGRFLQQQSLVVVDFHVGGTYDPFLVGLYFTKVKLGNPPKEFYVQIDTGSDVLWVSCKPCTGCPTSSGLPIQLEFFDPSSSSTAKPISCSDQRCTLGAQSSDSLCLDQNRCGYKFQYGDGSGTSGYFIQDSMYLDTVVGNSLTSNASALVVFGCSTSQTGDLTKPDRAVDGIFGFGRNGLSIVSQLSSKGVTPNSFSHCLKGGNGGGGILVLGQIVDPNLVYTPLVPSQPHYNVNLQSIAVNGQTLSINPSVFATSENRGTIVDSGTTLTYLAQEAYDPFIAAITQYVSQSVRPILSKGNQCYLAVSSVSEIFPTVSFNFAGGASMILNPPDYLLKQDSIAGAAMWCIGIQKFQGQGITILGDLVLKDKVVVYDLAGQRIGWANYDCLSSVNVSTSSTDKTEFVNAGQLGEANSAHFEDPYKHIIISVIIVLLLYVPFFSVLPFL
- the LOC140842401 gene encoding aspartic proteinase 36-like isoform X2 yields the protein MSAERIFVAVAVSIFVAVTAVGGEWNSVKLTLERASHRGIELGQLRDSDRIRHGRFLQQQSLVVVDFHVGGTYDPFLVGLYFTKVKLGNPPKEFYVQIDTGSDVLWVSCKPCTGCPTSSGLPIQLEFFDPSSSSTAKPISCSDQRCTLGAQSSDSLCLDQNRCGYKFQYGDGSGTSGYFIQDSMYLDTVVGNSLTSNASALVVFGCSTSQTGDLTKPDRAVDGIFGFGRNGLSIVSQLSSKGVTPNSFSHCLKGGNGGGGILVLGQIVDPNLVYTPLVPSQPHYNVNLQSIAVNGQTLSINPSVFATSENRGTIVDSGTTLTYLAQEAYDPFIAAITQYVSQSVRPILSKGNQCYLAVSSVSEIFPTVSFNFAGGASMILNPPDYLLKQDSIVSLQIVSFGTPGILTYLNHVCGCANISCPYRV
- the LOC140842402 gene encoding argininosuccinate lyase, chloroplastic isoform X1, with protein sequence MESRLFSDTLHLFPSFSKPQLLPTPITGNPNLPIYSIHRRSFSPVAAVKMDSKEAKLWGGRFEGSVTDAVEKFTESISFDKDLYKHDIMGSRAHASMLARQGLITEDDKNCILKGLVEIEGQIERGEFVWRTDREDVHMNIEAALTDLVGEPAKKLHTARSRNDQVCTDFRLWCRDAIDNVVMRVKRLQVALVKLALKNEGLIVPGYTHLQRAQPVLLQHLLLAYVEQLERDVGRLLDCRERMNFCPLGACALAGTGLPIDRFMTSEALGFIAPLRNSIDAVSDRDFVMEFLSANSITATHLSRLGEEWVLWASEEFGFLTPSDSVSTGSSIMPQKKNPDPMELVRGKSARVIGDLVSLLVLCKGLPHAYNRDLQEDKEPVFDSVKAIVGMLEVSAEFAQNITFNHERIRKALPAGHLDATTLADYLVKKGIPFRTSHDIVGRSVAWCVSRNCQLSDMSLDELRSISPSFDEDVYDFLGVENAIKNFSSYGSTGSECVSIQLTYWVDKLSMSNKEK
- the LOC140842402 gene encoding argininosuccinate lyase, chloroplastic isoform X3, with product MESRLFSDTLHLFPSFSKPQLLPTPITGNPNLPIYSIHRRSFSPVAAVKMDSKEAKLWGGRFEGSVTDAVEKFTESISFDKDLYKHDIMGSRAHASMLARQGLITEDDKNCILKGLVEIEGQIERGEFVWRTDREDVHMNIEAALTDLVGEPAKKLHTARSRNDQVCTDFRLWCRDAIDNVVMRVKRLQVALVKLALKNEGLIVPGYTHLQRAQPVLLQHLLLAYVEQLERDVGRLLDCRERMNFCPLGACALAGTGLPIDRFMTSEALGFIAPLRNSIDAVSDRDFVMEFLSANSITATHLSRLGEEWVLWASEEFGFLTPSDSVSTGSSIMPQKKNPDPMELVRGKSARVIGDLVSLLVLCKGLPHAYNRDLQEDKEPVFDSVKAIVGMLEVSAEFAQNITFNHERIRKALPAGHLDATTLADYLVKKEKAIFWSWKLMYSMISAT
- the LOC140842402 gene encoding argininosuccinate lyase, chloroplastic isoform X4, with protein sequence MESRLFSDTLHLFPSFSKPQLLPTPITGNPNLPIYSIHRRSFSPVAAVKMDSKEAKLWGGRFEGSVTDAVEKFTESISFDKDLYKHDIMGSRAHASMLARQGLITEDDKNCILKGLVEIEGQIERGEFVWRTDREDVHMNIEAALTDLVGEPAKKLHTARSRNDQVCTDFRLWCRDAIDNVVMRVKRLQVALVKLALKNEGLIVPGYTHLQRAQPVLLQHLLLAYVEQLERDVGRLLDCRERMNFCPLGACALAGTGLPIDRFMTSEALGFIAPLRNSIDAVSDRDFVMEFLSANSITATHLSRLGEEWVLWASEEFGFLTPSDSVSTGSSIMPQKKNPDPMELVRGKSARVIGDLVSLLVLCKGLPHAYNRDLQEDKEPVFDSVKAIVGMLEVSAEFAQNITFNHERIRKALPAGHLDATTLADYLVKKEVVHRMNFWYLQ
- the LOC140842402 gene encoding argininosuccinate lyase, chloroplastic isoform X2, which encodes MESRLFSDTLHLFPSFSKPQLLPTPITGNPNLPIYSIHRRSFSPVAAVKMDSKEAKLWGGRFEGSVTDAVEKFTESISFDKDLYKHDIMGSRAHASMLARQGLITEDDKNCILKGLVEIEGQIERGEFVWRTDREDVHMNIEAALTDLVGEPAKKLHTARSRNDQVCTDFRLWCRDAIDNVVMRVKRLQVALVKLALKNEGLIVPGYTHLQRAQPVLLQHLLLAYVEQLERDVGRLLDCRERMNFCPLGACALAGTGLPIDRFMTSEALGFIAPLRNSIDAVSDRDFVMEFLSANSITATHLSRLGEEWVLWASEEFGFLTPSDSVSTGSSIMPQKKNPDPMELVRGKSARVIGDLVSLLVLCKGLPHAYNRDLQEDKEPVFDSVKAIVGMLEVSAEFAQNITFNHERIRKALPAGHLDATTLADYLVKKVRDTSFDLILAEYRQSSLISNIDEIVTLVEDTRKKLYFGAGN